Part of the Brassica oleracea var. oleracea cultivar TO1000 chromosome C8, BOL, whole genome shotgun sequence genome is shown below.
GCAGTACTGTATATTATGGTGAATACAAATGTTACGGTCCGGGAGCAGATAGGAGAGAAAGGGTAAAATGGTCGAAACAATTATCTGACGAGGAAGCCACCGTCTTCATGAGCAAAGATTTTATCGGCGGCAAAGACTGGCTTCGACCTGCGCCTTCTCACTTCAAGGCTGCTCTCAAATCAAACCCGAAAGAATTAATTGATTAATACTCTCTTTCTTTTCTTTTTTGGTCAAACAAATGATTAATACTCTTCTTTGTATATATATATATCCTTTATACATATCGACTGTAATTAACTATGTGTGATAGTGTGTATAATATTTAAGACGGGTGATACAACAATACTCTCTGTAAATGAACTTCTACAACCACCCAATGATTATCACCCTTTAGTATGGTATATACTGGAGTATATAGTAAACCCCAGGAGATTCATAAATTAAAGAAATTGATCAAAACAAATGAAACTTTTTGGGCAGATACCAAGAAATACAAAACCAAGAGAGAGAGAGAAAGTTTTTCTTTCGAGGGTCTCTCCCTCCCAATTTTCTCTAACCCTAGCGCCGCCATCAGATCTTGATTCCGCTCGGGGGCTTCGGCCTTCGTTCGGCGCTCACGTTAGCCCCGACGCTGGAGGCTCCTCTCCTCTTTTCTCTCCTCGTTTTCTTTTTCTTCTCCGCTGCTTTCGTCCTTCCTATCGCCTTGCTTGTTTCTCTGTGTTTGAAGCTTTTCTGGAGGCACCTTCGCTCGAGAGAAGCTCTGTGTCTGGTGTGAGTCCTTTAGTCATGGATCTACGGCGCGATGGGTTCTGGCGGCGCTGTCGGAGGAGTCGGCGTTTAGGGTTTTGGAGGCGGTCTCTTAAGCCGCTTCTAGAGTTTGGTTGCGCGTGGAGGCGTGAGTCGGGCCTCTGTTCAGATTTGATCTCCGGTTTCCTAGATCTGAGGTCTTTCGGTCTGTAATGTTGCGGCGAAGGCTGCAGTTCAATTGTCCTTTCCTTGGTGTCCTGGTAAGGGTGAGCTCTGTTTGTCTTCGCCATTGGGGTATCGGAGCTCTCTCTAGCTCGGTTGCAAGCTTAACCGAAGGCGGTGGTTTGTACCTCTTCTTAAGGTGGTGGCTCGTGGTAGGTCCAGAGGCGTGGTGTTGGTCGTCTATGGTCACTCCGAGACGTCGCTGCGACCTCCCTCCTTTTCGGCTTGTTCTCTTCCCGACTTGTGATTCAGAACCGATCTTTGAAGCTTTGTCGACTGGTTTCTTTGGTCTTTGCTCGTGTGCTTTTTGGTTCGATTGCTCCGTTGTCACCGGTCGCAATCTGTGACATTGTAAGCTTACCGTACTTATGTTTTCTAACACGGCGTTTGGAGATGATGCTCAAGGCTCTGTGTGGTCTGTGGGTCTCCTTGGTATCGTCGGTGGCTCCATCCAATGTTGCGCCCATCCCAGTGTTGTGTCTTCCCCTTGGTTGCTCATGGTAGTATCGGTAGCACTAATGCTTCTTGCAGGCCTTCGAGCAGTTCAGGTTCTCGTGCAGCGGTCAACTTGTTCCCGACTTCTTGCTTACCGATCTTGGTTTGGAGGTCATCGTGTCTCTAAGCCATTGGCCGGTCAAGGCGCTTTTGAAGATTGTATAGAGGGACTTGGAGCAATTTTCAATGGTTTGTGTTCTTTCTCCCTACTTCATCTGTGTCTGTGCTTAATGACGGTGACGGTTATAAGATCTCGAAAAGAGCTAGCTACCCCAGAGACGTCACGGAAATTCTCGGTATCCGAGGCAACGAGGTGAACCTCACGTTCCCGTGGTCAACGTCGAAGGGGATAACGGCTTTAAATTCCTAAGAATTTTAAAATCAACTTAACGAAATTTGCATGGTTTAGTGGGCGGGCGAAACTCGATTGTAATACATTGATTTAGGAGCTTTTGTTCTGATCGAACTTGTAACCTGAACTGATTGCCCGGTTTACTGGACGATTTTAGTATAAATAATTTAAAAAATAATAATAATAATAATAAAATAAAATGAAACTTTTTGAGAAGATAAACAAAGGAATGAATTTGTTTCGAAATAAAAGTAGAATCATATTTACAAAAGTACTTAGATTAAAGGGGAACTAACAAAGAACATTTTTCTTGCAACATATAACAGAATAAACTAATCACACCCTTTTGTTTCCTTCATTCTTGTTGCCCAATAGGTAGCTAATAGAGAATTTGATTTTAAAAAAATTCATCACTACAAAACACTCCAAAATGGTTTAAACCCCATCCATCTCACATTTTTTCCTGCGTTTCTTCTGGATCAATCAATCAGCACGAGAGCCGCCACTACCAGCAGCAGATCTCCTGCCGCTATATTTCTGCCACACATATCAAACGTTTGGTATAAAGTCAGCAACTTTAACCTCAAACTCGTAACTATGAATCTGAAATGACCTTTGTAGTCAAAGTGTGCAGGGATACCATAGACCCTCAAAAAGAGCATAATCAAAGGTTGTGGAAAAAGGGAAACCTGTTTGCCGATGCTGAAAGGAATGTACTTGTGCTTAATCATGTGAGAGATTTGGCGTCTCATGGTGAGAACAAAGAGAACGACCCAATAGCAAAGCAGTATCGGCCAGAAAACAGGAACATCAAAGACCGAGAAGAACGTCATGAGAAAGGCAATGCAGAAGGCCTTAGTCATGGAGTACCTACAGAACGTAAGAAGATTAAGCTAGAGTGTTCTTTCTTCAAGAAAGGCAAAGAGGGTAGTACCAGAACTTGAACTCAGGGAGTCGGCGGATAAAAGGCTTGAACTCATCAGAGCCGCGAGTAGGGAGAGAAGCACCACCATCAGAGGCGTCGAGCTCGGGGTCAACGAGAGGGGACAAGAAGCCGATGAGGAGGTTGAGGAGGTAGATGCCGAGACCGTAGGAGATGATGTAGAATCCGTGAATGGAGAAAACCCTCAAGCAGTAGATGAGGAAGACGACGAGCGTGCCGATCCACCTGTAGGTTGAGTGAGGCGTCGTCTTGTCGAGATAGTATTTGTAAACCCTCCACGCCTCGTGCGCTCGCTTTTGTACAGGGGTGGCCATGTCGCCGCCGTCCATTGGTGATTTCTTGAAAACCTTAGAGATGGATTCAATAAAGACTCAGGCCAATTAAAATCAATCGAATAACCTAGAAACCCTAAATTTGATTTCTCAAACGTGTTTTTTCTTTTTTTTTTTGCAGAAAGAATCATCTCTTCGCTACATAATCTAACACCGACGAAATAGATTTCAACGAATCACGAAAGTCAGATCTGAATCATTCCCAAAGGAACAACGAGTATTGGAGAAGGGAGAGATTCAAAAGAACTTACGGAAGCTGAATAATAAGAATGAAAGAGAGCTTTCTTTCTCTGCTGATCCGAAAGAGACCTCGACGAAGCAAGCGGATCTGATTCTGAGCTAAGGAACACCAATGCGAAGAAGAAGAATATATCACAAGATATCCTTTTTCTTTTCTTTTATTTTTAGTTTTGCTTGTGGGTTTTACATAATTACGCATAAGCCACCAATATAATTGTTTGTTTCAGTCTAGCCCCCGAATGTTCTTGGCCGGCTCATGTATTAGATTATTTGGTATCTTAGTCTCGACCTAAAGTTTGCGAAGGTCGAATAATATGCAACAGTTGAGGTCATGCATAATCTCCAATTTCAAGCCAAGTCAAGACTCATAAGTTACAGTGATAGGAGTGGTGCACCAAAGAAACCATTTAGGAAGCAAATATAAAAACCAATTCCGAATTAAGTAGACAAAATATCTCAAAACAGCTTACTAAAGAGTTTCTTGAGATACAAAGGAGTTAACGAAAAGAAACATAAAGGAACTATAAGAGCTCTGATGATTAATGTCTACATCAAAAGAGTTGAGGTTCGAGAACCAAACCATTAACAAAAGTAAATCTGTTTAGGTGTTGGTGGCACGAGTGTAGATCTGCTGGCTAGAGTGAGCAGCAACCATTCTGATCACACCTTTCGCCATCAGCTCCCTAATCGCCCTCCTTGCTAGAGATCCGTTAATCTACATTATTCAATACGGATTACAATAATATACTTTTGAAGTTGTAGACAAGATCGAGATTGATAACTTAACTAGGATCATACTAATAATTGAGTTACGAGGACATGAATTAGTAAAATTAAAAAAGATATTGTAGTAAACATACCCTCATACGGTCGGAGAGAATGGAAGGAGTGATGAGCTTGAACTTGGGAGCTTCAGTGAGAAGCTTGTCGTAAGTAGCCTGATCAAACAACACCATGTTGTTCACCTTCTCCTTTTGCTTTCCCTTGCTCCACTTCTGTTTTTATTTAAAGAACACACACAGGAGGAAGACGATAGATCAATCTATCAGTAAACCTAAATCATCCAAACAAGATAGATCAATCTACCAGTAAACCTAAATCAAATTCTCCAAAAACTCTACACAGATACAACTGAGAAATGGAGCACTTTTAAAATCAAATGTATAGATTACATTTAAAGATGAAATCATGGAGGAAACGAACCTTCTTCTTCTGTTTTCCACCTCCGGATTTAGCCGGCTTTGACGACGGCGGTGGAACCTTATCCTTCTTCGGCGCCTGAGAGCAAACAGAATTTTCCAAATTAGATTCCCACGCAAAAGGGATACAAAGCGATATCGAGAGAGAGTTACCATGGTGTTATCGACGGAGACGGGTAACGATCGGCGGGTAGGCTAGAGGCGAAAGATAGAGATTGACGGAGAGACGACAGTGAGAAAGGGAAGTGGTTTTGTTGTCCCTTGTACATTAGGGTTTCCGTGTTCTTAGCAGGCTGAGAAAGCCCATTAAAGTTTCAATAATGAGTCCATTAATCTTATATAGCCCAATTAAATTTCTACGCTAAGGGAACACTGGAACAGGTGCAAGCTAACTAGCTAAGGTGATTTTATTCTATATCCTTTGTGTCTTATATGTCACAGTAAGTGAATGACCTTTCATGTTTTTTTTTTTTTTTTTTTTTGCTAAGAATGCTAATATCATATCAATGATGTTCAGATTTACAATAACTTAATCTAAGAGCTCCTCTACTTTGGCATAAAGAAGCAAAAAAACAAAATATAGCAATGTTTATGAACCTAATAGATTAGATAATCCAACTTGACAATAGAGAATGAATTTTTTTTTCTATGATATATATCCCTCGCGCAATCACCGTTGGAGCAATAGTGCAGTTGTTGTGATATACATCGTTTCTTTGTTTCCTTGGATGGATTGTCGACTGGACTGTTGTTTTTTTTTAAAAATAATAGGGCTTTTGCGTCGTTTTACTTTGTTTGCTACTTAGTTTTATTTCTATGATTACTATTTTGTTTTTTTTTCTTCTTTTTGTTTTACGGCTTTGCATCGTTGGAGACATTTCATGCTTACTACTTCGTTTTACTTTTAACTAAATCGTTCATGTTTTTATTGACCTTTGCTTAGTCAAAATGACTTTTGAATGCACTATGTTTGTTACGCATTCGAAAGTCTATGTGTATCCTTAACATAATTATCGTAGAAAAAAAAATTTACATTATTTTAAACAAAAACTTTATATGGATCATGGATATCAACAAAGATGAAACTCTTAGCAAAAAATAAAAATAACTAAGAATTTCAGTAGGGCCGTGATGGGCCTCACGCCCAAATATGATTTAAATATATAACATTTTTGATCACATAATTTCCAAACCGACCTTAGCTCAGTTGGTAGAGCGGAAGACTGTAGTTGTTGCTGTAATCTTTAGGTCGCTGGTTCGATTCCGGCAGGTCGGATTTTTTTTTTTTTTTTACCAAGGCAGGTCGGATTTCTTTTTGAAGAATATCAGATTTCCCACATTAAATGAAGAATTTTTCCTTTTATTTCCCACATTAAATGAAGAATAACGGGAACAAATTTTATTTTGCACGAACGGTCGCTTTGTGGATAAATAAACCAAATGAATATGTGGCGTCTCATATTTTTTTGTTTCTTTTTCGAGCTGTTTGTTGTTTTTGGTGTATATCCAGGCAATTACATTGTTTAAAATAAATATAATTGAGTGACACTGAATCAGCAATTACAATTAGATTAATTCTGTGATCAACTTGAGGGAATTTATAATATGTCCCGTTAGACGTACAAGCCATATTTAAGTTATGAAATTCAGATTTTGGTTCTTTATAGATTTGCCACCAGAAAAAGGGGTACCACTTATATATTGTATTGTTCTTCGTTAAAGATGCAATTTTCTTGTTTGAATAATAACAAGAGTTTCATCAACTAGATTTATGCGTGAGCTCCATAATCTCTAAATCTATGCTCAAATTATAGATACCAAAGGTAATTCATAGATCTTAAAAGGCCCACTTGCAATTTTGGGCAATTCTCTCGAATAAACTTTTTAAATTTTTTGTCACAAAAATAGATCTCAAAAACTAAAATGATCAAAATAACATTTTTTATTTTAAAATTTTAAAATTCTTTTTATTTTTAAAAAATTTGAAATCTTATCACCAAAACCCCACTTCTCATCTCTAAACCCTAAACACTAAACCTTAAACCCTAAATTCCACCTCTTAGCTCTAAACCCTAAAGGCTAGATTAATTAACCATAAGGGTATAAGTGTATATTTTTTTTTTTGATAAAACATTTAAGTCTATTTTGATCATTTTTATTTTTAAAATCCATATTTGTGACAAAAAACTTTTTAGGTCTATCCTAGAGAATTTCTCTACAATTTTAAGTAAAAAAAAATTATAATTGTGTGTTTAGGTCCAATCATTTCTCTTTATAAAAAGGATAGTTTTATCAAATTTATTGAATCAAATAACTCAAAACGATATCTACAAAGTGACTATAATATTTAAAGTGTTTTTGATATTGGGTGGGATTGTAGCAAAAGAAAAACAACAAGTGTTTTACATTTGTGGCTGAGCTCCCGCTATTTTCTAAGTGGCTCAAACAAAAAATCAAGATAAATCAAAATTATATATGTAAGGATGTTTTAATTCGCTTGAAATAGTTTATTTTATACACATCCAGATAACTAGAACTGGACCAGAAGTACGCAGAAATTTTGAAATTGATTAATATCTACATTTCTAGAAAATATTAAAACATTTTATATCAACTGTGGTCTGTGGACTGAAATACAAAAACCCATACATAAGAACTTGACAGAGAAAACACTAACAGAGCCATTGTAAGTAATAAGGCTCAAAGTCACTTCAAATTAATTAAGATATATACCAGCTGATACATAATGTAAGACGTAAATTTATGGATGTCTGATTGGTATTAAAACAAGTAAACAAAACATATATATACTTCATAATTTGCACTATGCTGATTGAATGAAGCATCGCGTGACACGTTACGTTCATGGACTACTATGAACAATTGAAGATGTCTTTTAGAAAAAGATGTGGGGATTTTACCTTTTCTTCAAAGTGTATCCAATAACAAAAATTAAACTGAAATAAACCACATATATGTGCTTTTTGTTTCGAAAGAGACAAGACATAAAGAAAGTTAAGAAACACATTAACAAAGAGAAGTTGTAGAAGTATAAATGGTTTATTATATATTTTAAAATACGACTTAAAATATTCGTGTATATTTTGTGTTTTTGTCATCTCTCATTAAGCCATCTCTCAATCTCTTAGTGAAGAAGAAATGGTTTATTATATATTTTAAAATACGACTTAAAATATTCGTGTATATTTTGTGTTTTTGTCATTTTTCATTGTGATGTTCCGTATACTGTATATCAATATACACAGTGATGATATACGACTCATACAAATTTCAAGAAATAGTATAAAATTTTGGATATTATAAATAATACAATACAATGATGTTCTTGTAAGAACTACGTTTTTATCTATCATCAGTGTCTTTGTAAATTGTAATCAATAGAAATAATTATCAAACTTTATATTCGATTTCTTATACATGTTGCCGGCATATGAAGTATACAGTATAAAACTAGTTACCAGACAAATGAGGTTCTGGTTATATTAAGATTGTTGTAAAATGTACAAGTTGAACTCCACATTATAGTGTTTTGCAGACTTCTGGTTATATTATATTTAGATTTTTTCTTAAATCATTATATTTAGTTTGGTTATAAATAGAAATCTACAATATAACCATGTTTGTTTATAAATAAAGATGTACCATATAACCGTTTTTCGTTACATAGTTCCAGTATCTAACTTATAAATATGAGTTGCCAAAAATATTATCAGAAAATACAATAATATGTTTTCCGCTGTCAATACTAAAGAATACATAATAATTTTATCAGGAAACTTTTATTTACGAGGTTGATTTGTGTTACCAAACCTAAGAAATGAGGTTTTAAAGGATTTTTCCAAACCAAAAAAAAACCTGAGAAATGAGATTCTAGTACAAAGAATGAAAACAGGTTTTATAAGTCTCATTAACTGCCTAGCAGATTACACTACTACATATTCTATAACCTGGAGTATTTTTAAAATTTGGCACGATAGGCATGCTTTGTACTACTAATCATTCACGTCCTAAAAACTTTTGCCACAAAGTTTATTTAAATATGGTGATACGCATTAATTTTACAGATTAGTTTATTGTGAATACCACAAAGAAGCTAGTGAATGGATATAAAAAATAATGGTGGGCTGCTATGAGTCGAGTAAAAGATTACAAATGATGAAGATAGTGCATGAAACTGTTTTACCAGTGCAATATGATTGATTATAAACTATAATAAAATGAAAAATATCCTACAAACATGTGCAAGTGGTTATTGAATCTTCATTTATTTATATAGATATTTGTCGATTCATATTTTTAATAAAAGAAGTTAAATCTATCGATATATAATTTTATGTTATATATATGTCGATATAAGTGTCATATTGCAACCATTCTCTGAGACTAGTATTCTCTTTTTTCGGTAATCAACTAGTATTCTTCATTTCATAGTGTTGCCTTGCCTTTGATTAGTTTAAATTGATTTTGTTATCTTGACTGCAAAAATGTAAATCAACAAATAAATTGGGATATTAGAAGTATAAAAACAGAATATATTACATTGTTTGACAAGTGAGACATGGCTTTTAAGCTAACAACCCTTTAGGAACTGGACACCTTCCATGATCAAATAGTATTTTACAACAAAGCTAATATGTTACTTGTTTGATTGACATACTACAAAACAGTGAGCCACAATTTTAAATTACCTATTAAAGTTATATAACTATACATTTATTCTAATACTTTTCGGTACAAAACCACTAGCTTCTCATATTCTGAAACATCTATGCATGCAGATAACTTACTTATAATTAGTGAAAAAAACTAATCTTGTTTCAAGTTTGATGTTCTAGATCTTCGTCAAAAACATTTAAGTTTATATGTCAAATTTTATGAATATAAACTCACAAAACTCGTACATTTTATAAAATGTAACCGTGAATACAATCTAGAACAACAACAAGGCGATGGTGTGTCAAATGAAAAATATCAGGACACAAGACTAGTTTAAAAAAAAAAACAAGACAGAGTTTTGCTAAGTTAACTCTTCTTGCATATAAGAACAATATAACAATAATTCACTCTAAAAAGAAGATTAGTGCTCGGAAAAAAAAAGAAGCAAATGCACTCAGTGACCCCTATATAAACACTTGCATTGCAAAGGTACATTCTCTCAAGCTAAAAAATAAAAACAAAGAAGAAGCAAAGAGAGAAACAGAGTCAGTCTCTCCTCTGTTTTTTCCCCCACCATAAACTGAATATCTACTCTCTCTCTCTCTTTTTGTGCTCTACAACATCTACTGTTGTAAGCTAATCATTCTCTCTTCAAATGGATTCGCCTAGTACCCAAAAGGCTAAACCGAGAAAGATGAAGGCTGCTGTGAAGAAGCCTCGAGCTCAAAAACTCTTGGATTTGTTTTACCGAGTGATCGAGATAACTGTGGTTATGGTTACAGTGGCCAAGCTCTGTTACCAACTAGTCATCATGTTCGAGGACTCTGGCCTCTCACGTTTTCTCATCAACCGTCACCTTGCTTTCCTCTTGGGGAACGCCATAGTCATCGCCGTAGTCGCCAAGTGCGGTCTCTTTGCGAATCAAGAACCTGATGCACAGAGAAACAGCAATGAATTTTACAACGAGTTTGTTCGAGAGAGCTCAAGAAGAGAGAAGACTTTACATACAGATGTTATAAGCAGAGAAAAACAGAGCAGTGAAGAAAAGAAACAGAGCCGAGCAAAACAGAGCATGTTGGAGAACAGGGCAAAACAGAGTACTGAAGATAACAGAGAGAAACAGAGTACGGACAAGAAGGACATAACTGTGAAGAGAGAGAAGCAAAGGAGTGGGTCAGAGAATCTCGAGGGCTCGAAGAAGAGTTCTTGTGGAAGGTTGAAGAGATCGGAGACAGAGAGACATGCTGATGTTTCTGATGATGAACTAAGGTACAAGATCGAGTCTTTCATTGCGAGACAGAGGAGGAACCAAAAGGATGAAGAATTTTGTATTGTTTAGACAGAGCCGGCCCTGGGAGCATGGGCTTCCGGCCGCCAAATAATAATAATATAACCGGCCACAAATTCTAATAAGTGTGTCTTTAGTGGAGTGGTTCAATAGCCACAGTTCATTAACTCCGAACCAGAGTTCAAATCCCCCTATCTACATTATTTTATTTTCGGCCACTTTTTCTTTTTGGGCTTCTAGCCTTAAAAATTCTAGGCCCGGCTCTGTGTTTAGATAAGTACTAAAAAAAAAAGCAAGGAAAAAAAAAAGAAGAAGAAAAACTTTTTGTTTATGCCAATAACATTCACATATATGTGTGTATGTAAATATAGGGGTGCAAATATTTCAAACCCCAGCATAAAATGTTGTTTTAGCTTTTCTTTTCTTTTTTTTTCTTTGTAAAATTTTGTTCCATCTTATAAGCTATGTAACATATATTTTCTGTAAATTTAGTCTTATGGTAGTAGGGGTGTCAATTCGGGCTGGCCCGGCCCGGCCCGGTCCAAACCCACTAAGCCCGTAAATATTTGAGCCCGGCCCGGCCCGNNNNNNNNNNNNNNNNNNNNNNNNNNNNNNNNNNNNNNNNNNNNNNNNNNNNNNNNNNNNNNNNNNNNNNNNNNNNNNNNNNNNNNNNNNNNNNNNNNNNNNNNNNNNNNNNNNNNNNNNNNNNNNNNNNNNNNNNNNNNNNNNNNNNNNNNNNNNNNNNNNNNNNNNNNNNNNNNNNNNNNNNNNNNNNNNNNNNNNNNNNNNNNNNNNNNNNNNNNNNNNNNNNNNNNNNNNNNNNNNNNNNNNNNNNNNNNNNNNNNNNNNNNNNNNNNNNNNNNNNNNNNNNNNNNNNNNNNNNNNNNNNNNNNNNNNNNNNNNNNNNNNNNNNNNNNNNNNNNNNNNNNNNNNNNNNNNNNNNNNNNNNNNNNNNNNNNNNNNNNNNNNNNNNNNNNNNNNNNNNNNNNNNNNNNNNNNNNNNNNNNNNNNNNNNNNNNNNNNNNNNNNNNNNNNNNNNNNNNNNNNNNNNNNNNNNNNNNNNNNNNNNNNNNNNNNNNNNNNNNNNNNNNNNNNNNNNNNNNNNNNNNNNNNNNNNNNNNNNNNNNNNNNNNNNNNNNNNNNNNNNNNNNNNNNNNNNNNNNNNNNNNNNNNNNNNNNNNNNNNNNNNNNNNNNNNNNNNNNNNNNNNNNNNNNNNNNNNNNNNNNNNNNNNNNNNNNNNNNNNNNNNNNNNNNNNNNNNNNNNNNNNNNNNNNNNNNNNNNNNNNNNNNNNNNNNNNNNNNNNNNNNNNNNNNNNNNNNNNNNNNNNNNNNNNNNNNNNNNNNNNNNNNNNNNNNNNNNNNNNNNNNNNNNNNNNNNNNNNNNNNNNNNNNNNNNNNNNNNNNNNNNNNNNNNNNNNNNNNNNNNNNNNNNNNNNNNNNNNNNNNNNNNNNNNNNNNNNNNNNNNNNNNNNNNNNNNNNNNNNNNNNNNNNNNNNNNNNNNNNNNNNNNNNNNNNNNNNNNNNNNNNNNNNNNNNNNNNNNNNNNNNNNNNNNNNNNNNNNNNNNNNNNNNNNNNNNNNNNNNNNNNNNNNNNNNNNNNNNN
Proteins encoded:
- the LOC106308089 gene encoding uncharacterized protein LOC106308089 codes for the protein MDSPSTQKAKPRKMKAAVKKPRAQKLLDLFYRVIEITVVMVTVAKLCYQLVIMFEDSGLSRFLINRHLAFLLGNAIVIAVVAKCGLFANQEPDAQRNSNEFYNEFVRESSRREKTLHTDVISREKQSSEEKKQSRAKQSMLENRAKQSTEDNREKQSTDKKDITVKREKQRSGSENLEGSKKSSCGRLKRSETERHADVSDDELRYKIESFIARQRRNQKDEEFCIV
- the LOC106307237 gene encoding protein RER1B, with the protein product MDGGDMATPVQKRAHEAWRVYKYYLDKTTPHSTYRWIGTLVVFLIYCLRVFSIHGFYIISYGLGIYLLNLLIGFLSPLVDPELDASDGGASLPTRGSDEFKPFIRRLPEFKFWYSMTKAFCIAFLMTFFSVFDVPVFWPILLCYWVVLFVLTMRRQISHMIKHKYIPFSIGKQKYSGRRSAAGSGGSRAD
- the LOC106307239 gene encoding 40S ribosomal protein S25-4; the protein is MAPKKDKVPPPSSKPAKSGGGKQKKKKWSKGKQKEKVNNMVLFDQATYDKLLTEAPKFKLITPSILSDRMRINGSLARRAIRELMAKGVIRMVAAHSSQQIYTRATNT